One part of the Lycium ferocissimum isolate CSIRO_LF1 chromosome 8, AGI_CSIRO_Lferr_CH_V1, whole genome shotgun sequence genome encodes these proteins:
- the LOC132066465 gene encoding uncharacterized protein LOC132066465 gives MALIERNFRKFLRKENQLGKNSERGKSFDRGQAGECFKCEKTDHMIKDCPLWEIEWKKRREEKEKEEVGKNKETTKAMVVAWGSDDDSEDEADQTALMADIHSDSDMEEDIEMRTRRDETLSEPKSVEDQLLKGEKSRVKTEKENQLLKKQVAQLGSSILRLQYEVLKLTLEAGKRVANNKHLKVESKLKRVRRELQLEKEKSKDLSSRLLQTEHDLEKENRSTQASTTVESHKPNIQHYYRIGI, from the coding sequence ATGGCCCTGATTGAGAGGAATTTTAGAAAATTTCTTAGAAAGGAAAATCAGTTGGGCAAAAACTCTGAAAGAGGAAAGAGTTTTGATAGAGGACAAGCTGGTGAATGCTTCAAGTGTGAGAAAACAGATCACATGATCAAGGATTGCCCACTGTGGGAAATAGAgtggaagaagagaagagaagaaaaagagaaagaggaagTAGGCAAAAACAAGGAGACTACAAAGGCTATGGTAGTAGCCTGGGGATCTGATGATGACTCTGAGGATGAGGCTGATCAGACTGCACTCATGGCTGATATTCATTCAGATTCAGATATGGAGGAAGACATCGAGATGAGAACGAGAAGAGATGAGACACTCAGTGAGCCCAAAAGTGTGGAGGATCAACTACTGAAGGGTGAAAAAAGTAGAGTCAAAACGGAAAAGGAAAATCAATTGTTAAAAAAACAGGTTGCTCAACTTGGTTCATCCATATTGAGGCTTCAATATGAAGTTCTGAAGTTGACACTTGAAGCAGGAAAGCGTGTGGCAAACAATAAGCATCTAAAGGTAGAGTCCAAACTGAAACGAGTAAGAAGGGAACTGcagttggaaaaagaaaaatctaaagATCTCAGCTCAAGACTGCTTCAAACAGAGCATGatcttgaaaaagaaaatcGGTCGACTCAAGCCTCAACTACTGTTGAATCTCATAAGCCAAACATACAACATTACTATAGGATTGGGATTTGA